The following are from one region of the Bufo gargarizans isolate SCDJY-AF-19 unplaced genomic scaffold, ASM1485885v1 original_scaffold_1212_pilon, whole genome shotgun sequence genome:
- the LOC122923120 gene encoding putative tripartite motif-containing protein 75, with amino-acid sequence MASADVRAELLCSICLQTYTDPVMLKCGHNFCGVCIDRVLDTQDESGVYTCPGCREEFQERPALMRCLALRNIMENLLVTQHKETETGIFCTYCVDSPVPAVKSCLMCEAFLCEKHLRVHSKSSEHVLYDPSTSLENRKCSVHKKILEYYCTEDSACICVSCSLVGEHKGHQVEMLDEASKKKKGKLRNIFQKLTRKRKETKKRVQNLEERRRKAQEKASGEAERVTALFTDIRRQLDDLEKRVLSEISRQEKEESLSFSSLIQKLEKKKDELPGRMRHIEELYNMTDPLTVLQEPDTGDLCDPEEEGGDEDINRYLHDVGDLDVAVISDKLHTLCDIITDIRRGIYMEGPADILLDVNTAGNNIIISDDLKTATWTQNNQNRPERAERFQDYQVMSSRGFTSGRHYWDVESSGSVMCRVGMCYPSIDRRGGQSYIGYNNKSWSLWRYYNQYAVRHDGKEIRLPDKISGDRVRICLDYEVGQLSFYELCVPIRHLHTFTAAFTEPLHAALYVLGGSIKISMVGGETCQK; translated from the coding sequence ATGGCATCTGCTGATGTGAGAGCTGAGCTGCTCTGCTCTATCTGTCTGCAGACCTATACAGATCCTGTAATGCTGAAATGTGGACACAACTTCTGCGGGGTCTGTATTGATCGTGTACTGGATACACAGGACGAGTCTGGGGTTTATACCTGTCCTGGATGCAGAGAAGAGTTTCAGGAGCGGCCTGCACTGATGAGATGCTTAGCTCTGCGTAACATTATGGAGAATTTATTGGTTACTCAACATAAAGAGACGGAAACCGGGATCTTCTGCACTTACTGTGTGGACTCTCCTGTACCTGCTGTTAAATCCTGTCTGATGTGTGAGGCTTTTCTGTGTGAGAAACACTTGAGAGTTCACAGCAAGTCATCAGAACACGTCTTATATGACCCCAGCACTTCCCTAGAGAACAGGAAATGTTCTGTCCATAAGAAGATCCTGGAGTATTACTGCACTGAGGACTCTGCTTGTATCTGTGTGTCCTGCAGTTTGGTTGGAGAACATAAGGGACATCAGGTGGAGATGCTGGATGAGGCCTCTAAGAAGAAGAAAGGGAAACTGAGAAATATTTTCCAGAAACTGACCAGAAAGAGGAAGGAGACCAAGAAAAGAGTCCAGAACCTGGAGGAACGCCGGAGAAAAGCACAAGAAAAAGCATCTGGGGAAGCAGAGAGAGTCACTGCCCTGTTTACAGACATCAGGAGACAACTGGACGACCTGGAGAAGAGGGTCCTGAGTGAGATCTCCAGGCAGGAAAAGGAAGAGTCACTCTCATTCTCTTCTCTGAtccagaagctggaaaaaaagaAGGACGAGCTGCCCGGGAGGATGAGACACATCGAGGAGCTGTATAACATGACTGATCCACTGACTGTCTTACAGGAACCAGATACAGGTGACTTGTGTGATCCTgaggaggaaggaggagatgAAGACATAAATAGATATCTACATGATGTAGGGGATCTGGATGTGGCTGTGATCTCAGACAAATTACACACATTATGTGACATAATAACAGATATAAGGAGAGGGATCTATATGGAGGGTCCTGCAGacatattactggatgtaaacaCAGCTGGTAATAACATTATTATATCAGACGACCTGAAAACTGCAACCTGGACACAAAATAATCAGAATCGTCCAGAAAGAGCAGAGAGATTCCAGGATTATcaggtgatgagcagcaggggattTACCTCAGGGCGACATTACTGGGATGTGGAGAGCAGTGGATCAGTGATGTGTAGGGTGGGGATGTGTTATCCCAGTATAGACAGGAGGGGAGGTCAGTCATACATTGGATATAATAACAAGTCCTGGAGTTTGTGGAGGTATTATAATCAGTATGCAGTGAGACATGACGGTAAAGAGATCCGGTTACCTGACAAGATCTCCGGTGATAGAGTCAGGATATGTCTGGACTATGAGGTCGGGCAGCTGTCCTTTTATGAGCTGTGTGTCCCCATCAGACACTTACACACCTTCACTGCCGCCTTCACCGAGCCCCTTCATGCTGCATTATATGTATTGGGAGGTTCTATAAAGATATCTATGGTGGGAGGTGAAACCtgccaaaaataa